In Monomorium pharaonis isolate MP-MQ-018 chromosome 3, ASM1337386v2, whole genome shotgun sequence, a genomic segment contains:
- the LOC105829318 gene encoding tetratricopeptide repeat protein 27, whose amino-acid sequence MDLHTNKIDENIEIKLLLNFSINKDLPHNVHSILNGQYKDVINNELSTFIEAIRNGDNLEEIIHNSLSKTHEHLSWLCAGVVSLLYFVQCNWTGPCIDDDIDWLKTRRDEALKQLSLHDGCNINVRKPELLYLSKKIFSNADLQLKCRSCIWWLFRASLLHQHVLDEDSGVLFEEIENLTMEINKLSILEDSLCKLLFNLEAARFYLYYRRTQNSEKHLEYAESIAGLKLSLEGAMGKRTKYQQEEKAQLYLKVETSKDIFPSIDCEDTPKSLNLNDELRLERIEFSEHKEETKLGMVEEAIILTKYIQLQVCQPRHKLTDEEIRPYLTKVVENTKNWSLKMTSLCYRCLLESDDKRTVERSMMQAESLLKDYNDAKVSVARRMDLFFASGMRPIWTLEEKWANIMVSLGLVKGALEVFIKLELWEDAIACYNILNLKHKAAEIIKQEISKKPTVKLWCLLGDATGDVNHYETAWKLSEEKSSRVQKHWGFYYFAKKDYAQAVPHLKLSVELNNIQELVWFRLGYAALQVEDWKLAAMAYRHYCALEQYNFEAWNNLAKAYIRLGDKPRAWKSLQDAIKCNYDRWEVWDNLMVVSIDLGHFSEVIRCYHRILDLKNSHSDVQVLQILTNAIINNINDADGNPTFRLLQNTLELFGRITSNVVNNPDIWRMYAELVILRKTDVDEEKAAQYLQQAYRFITSNPKWCRSEDTALKVLELCCNLAQAYLRCTTDITVVKKRKMLGSAKLSLQGVVKKIKEQEWNNTSIIDQLAKVEEYLTIIRNELEQIKPA is encoded by the exons atggatctacatacaaataaaatagacGAAAACATAGAAATTAAACTCTTGCttaatttttccataaataaaG ATTTGCCACATAATGTGCATAGCATATTAAATGGCCAGTACaaagatgtaataaataatgaactGTCTACATTTATTGAAGCAATAAGGAATGGCGATAACTTGGAAGAGATTATACATAACAGTTTATCCAAAACCCACGAGCATTTGTCGTGGCTGTGTGCAGGAGTGGTTTCGTTATTGTACTTTGTCCAATGCAATTGGACAGGTCCTTGCATAGATGATGATATCGATTGGTTAAAAACCAGGAGAGACGAGGCACTCAAGCAATTATCCTTGCATGATGGATGTAACATAAATGTACGAAAACCAGAACTTCTTTATCTATccaaaaaaatcttttcaaatGCAGATTTACAGCTTAAATGTAGAAGTTGCATTTGGTGGCTGTTTAGAGCTAGTCTGCTGCATCAGCATGTGTTAGACGAAGACTCAGGAGTGCTATTTGAAGAAATTGAGAATCTAACAATGGAAATTAACAAACTGAGTATATTAGAAGATTCTCTCTGCAAGCTCTTGTTCAATTTGGAAGCTGctagattttatttgtattatagaAGAACTCAAAATTCTGAAAAGCATCTTGAATATGCAGAAAGTATAGCaggtttaaaattaagtttagaaGGTGCAATGGGAAAACGTACCAAGTATCAACAAGAAGAAAAGGCACAGTTGTACCTCAAAGTAGAGACGAGCAAGGATATTTTTCCTTCAATAGATTGTGAAGATACACCAAAATCTTTAAACTTAAACGATGAATTGAGATTAGAACGCATTGAGTTTTCAGAGCACAAAGAAGAGACTAAATTAGGTATGGTGGAGGAAGcaataattttgacaaaata tattcAGTTGCAGGTGTGTCAACCTAGGCACAAACTCACTGATGAGGAAATCAGACCCTACCTGACT aaaGTTGTAGAGAATACAAAAAACTGGTCGTTAAAGATGACTTCTTTATGCTATCGTTGCTTGCTGGAATCTGACGATAAGAGAACAGTCGAACGATCTATGATGCAGGCGGAGTCTCTTTTAAAAGATTACAATGATGCGAAAGTATCTGTAGCCAGAAGGATGGATTTATTTTTCGCGAGTGGTATGAGACCCATTTGGACATTAGAGGAGAAATGGGCCAATATAATGGTCAGTCTTGGCTTGGTAAAGGGAGCTTTGgaagtttttataaaactagaATTATGGGAAGATGCGATTGCTTGTTacaacatattaaatttgaaacacaag GCAGCTGAAATTATTAAGCaagaaatatctaaaaagCCGACAGTGAAATTATGGTGTCTATTAGGCGATGCAACTGGAGATGTGAATCATTATGAAACAGCATGGAAATTATCTGAGGAAAAGAGCAGCAGAGTACAGAAACATTGGGGATTTTATTACTTCGCGAAGAAAGAT tatGCCCAGGCTGTACCACATTTAAAGCTATCGGTCGaattgaataatattcaaGAACTTGTGTGGTTTAGACTGGGTTATGCAGCATTGCAGGTAGAAGATTGGAAATTAGCTGCAATGGCGTACAGACATTACTGCGCTTTGGAACaatat AATTTTGAAGCATGGAACAATTTAGCAAAAGCGTACATAAGATTGGGAGATAAACCAAGAGCTTGGAAATCTTTACAAGATGCCATAAAATGCAACTATGATCGTTGGGAAGTTTGGGACAATTTGATGGTCGTAAGCATCGATTTGGGACATTTTTCAGAA GTTATTCGATGCTATCATCGTATTTTGGACTTGAAAAATAGCCATTCAGATGTACAAGTTCTccaaatattaacaaatgccataataaataatattaatgacgCAGACGGAAATCCAACTTTTcgtttgcttcaaaatacattGGAATTATTTGGAAGAATCACTTCTAATGTAGTTAATAATCCAGACATTTGGAGAATGTACGCTGAACTTGTCATATTGAGAAAAACGGACGTTGACGAAGAAAAAGCGGCACAGTATCTGCAACAAGCGTATCGTTTTATTACTTCAAATCCAAAATGGTGTCGCAGCGAGGATACAGCTCTGAAAGTATTGGAATTATGTTGCAATTTAGCGCAAGCGTATTTACGTTGCACTACCGATATAACGGTCGTCAAGAAAAGGAAGATGCTAGGAAGTGCTAAATTATCGCTTCAAGGAGTCGTGAAAAAAATCAAGGAACAGGAATGGAATAATACGAGCATCATCGACCAATTAGCGAAAGTTGAAGAGTACTTAACGATTATAAGAAATGAATTAGAGCAAATAAAACCTGCATAA
- the LOC105829331 gene encoding 3-oxoacyl-[acyl-carrier-protein] reductase FabG encodes MSFAGKVVLITGASSGIGAATAIHLAQLGASLSLTGRNKQNLDKVAEQCGKSKPFIVTGELTNENDAKNIIDSTIKHYGKLDVLVNNAGILESGSIETTNLEQYDNVFNINVRSVYHLTTLAVPHLIKTKGNIVNVSSVAGLRSFPGVLAYCMSKAAVDQFTRCVALELAEQQVRVNAVNPGVVVTNLHKSSGMSDEQLKNFFEHSKETHALGRTGDVSEVAKTIAFLASDDASYITGTTLPVDGGRHAMCPR; translated from the exons atGTCTTTCGCGGGAAAGGTTGTCCTGATAACGGGGGCCAGCTCGGGTATCGGGGCTGCGACGGCTATTCACTTGGCTCAACTCGGTGCATCGTTGTCGTTGACCGGACGCAACAAGCAGAATTTGGACAAAGTGGCTGAGCAGTGTGGAAAGTCCAAGCCATTTATCGTAACGGGCGAGCTTACTAACGAGAACGACGCGAAGAATATTATTGACTCGACGATCAAGCACTACGGCAAATTAGATGTTTTGGTTAATAATGCAGGAATTTTGGAGAGTGGTAGTATAGAGACCACAAACTTGGAGCAATACGACAA TGTTTTCAACATAAACGTTCGCTCAGTATACCATCTGACGACATTGGCAGTGCCACACTTAATCAAGACAAAGGGCAATATTGTTAATGTTTCCAGTGTAGCTGGACTACGATCTTTCCCAGGTGTTCTGGCATATTGCATGAGTAAGGCGGCTGTGGATCAATTTACGCGCTGCGTCGCTTTAGAATTGGCAGAGCAACAG GTGCGAGTGAATGCTGTAAATCCTGGTGTTGTAGTAACAAATCTTCACAAAAGTAGTGGAATGAGCGACGAACAACTTAAAAACTTTTTCGAGCACAGTAAGGAGACTCATGCTTTAGGAAGAACGGGCGACGTTTCAGAAGTCGCGAAGACCATTGCATTTTTGGCAAGTGATGATGCTAGCTACATAACGGGGACGACATTACCTGTGGATGGAGGTAGACATGCCATGTGTCctcgttaa